The following are encoded together in the Brassica napus cultivar Da-Ae chromosome A9, Da-Ae, whole genome shotgun sequence genome:
- the LOC106363859 gene encoding uncharacterized protein LOC106363859, which produces MGNSESTCSPHEDACKEAETKLEECALAHLASKVDEIATKGFKGFEAAFNDDYNKYTDYMIGGACKESYMNWVESTNNDSGDLIECVEAHSDYYHKFIDFYKGVQEQGIQVMKEFDSIMEEESPIRAQECFQNTYHLVGCCNDDTTHKYKRKTNMDHG; this is translated from the exons ATGGGGAATTCTGAGTCCACTTGTTCTCCACATGAAGACGCTTGCAAAGAAGCCGAGACTAAGCTGGAGGAGTGTGCGCTGGCTCACTTGGCTTCCAAGGTTGATGAAATCGCTACCAAAGGGTTTAAGGGTTTCGAAGCCGCCTTCAATGACGACTACAATAAGTATACGGACTACATGATAGGGGGTGCTTGCAAAGAATCATATATGAACTGGGTAGAATCCACTAATAATGATTCTGGTGATTTGATAGAGTGTGTGGAGGCCCACTCTGATTACTATCATAAGTTTATCGACTTCTACAAAGGTGTTCAGGAACAAGGAATACAAGTAATGAAAGAATTTGACTCCATCATGGAGGAGGAATCTCCTATTAGGGCTCAAGAGT GTTTCCAAAACACTTACCATCTTGTGGGATGCTGCAACGACGACACTACTCACAAGTACAAGAGAAAGACTAACATGGATCATGGATGA